The window CATTTGGTTCGAGCTATCCGACTTAGATCTCGAATGCAAACACAACATATAATATTCATCATGTTACCAACTACTAATTCAATTGTTCAtatattgtttgtttttttttaactagTTAAGTTAGTTGATTTTCTGTTTAAAACAGCTATAAACAACTGTTTCTTAATTCTAACCAACAACTTCTACTCTACTATTTGGAgtgaacataaaaaaaaacttccaAAAGGAGACCAAACAAATACTTATGACATGTTTAGTTCAACCgttcatattaatatttattgttGTTGTAACATTTTGTTGTTTCTAGTAGAAAGCTGATTTTCCTTATAAAATAACTATTAAccattatttttcaattttaagcaAACATAAAAAAGGCAAAAAGGAACTAAAAAAACTTATATTTAATGTATGTTCAATTCAAATATTGGTATCTgctatttattattgatgttaCTATTTGCGGTTGTCAATACCGGCTAGAACTTGATCGATTTTATTTATCAATCCTAACCAAACATGTCTATTTCTCTGTTGATGGTCAAAAACCAAAAGATAGATACTAAACGTACATTACTAAAATTTGACATTTGATACCAATCTTCCATAACACCCTTCTTCTTTCACcataaatacaaaaaccacacCACAAATGTACTTAATTTACATTTACAATCAAATCTATACATATTCATTTATTACAAACACATAAAAATTtgcaaacaataaaaaaatattaattacaaaattacaaattaataaaatcccACTCcaacaagtaaaaaaaataaaaatcaatcaaacaaaTAATCACAAGAAAATCATAAccaaattaacaaattaaattaaaccaaACAGAACCCAAAATCAACGTCCCGAAAAACCCAATAAAAGACACCAAACTACTAGCCCCCGAAGAAGCAAAGTCACCGTCCACCGTGTTAGTACCCAAAACCACCACCATCCAATCCCCGTCGCTGCTAATTCCGGCCTGAGCATAGCCGGAGTTATTTAAGTATTTGGCAAAATTGGTCTTAGTGTAATTAGTGAAAACTTCAATTACGTCCAAATCAGGGACACAGACAGGTAATACAACACTATGTTTGGTATGATTAACGTTAATTTCACATTTGGATAAGATGTGATGAGTGTCTTCATTTAATTGAAATGGTTTGAAATTGTTTTCACATGTGTGTTTTTTGAGAGTCTGAGCTATTCTGTCAGCTACACATGATGCTTCTTCATTCTCCGAGAGTATTGGAAGTCCCATGTATGCTCTGTGAGTGTTTAAGGTTTTTAGAAGATCTTCCTCTTCATCGTCTGTAATAATCAAATTAGATAGAAATAAGTAGGAATATTGGAATCCATTTTGTTCTTAATTAGGCTTAATAATGGTATGGGACAATGTTGGACTCAGATAACAAAACACATGAAACGAGGCCGGACCCAACAGACTTTTATCTAAAAGTACTCAGTTCAAGTCCAACCCAGCCCGCTGTTAATTTAGACGAGTTTGGATTGAGCTGGCTTGGGCTCAAAAATGATATCCCAAGTCCAGTTTACGTAaacccacctaaatatatatgtataatttttaatcttaaaaaattaaattttatacttaaaaataaatattaattaataaacggGCCGGGCCGGACTGGGcccgtgctatttttataaatcccaaACATGTCCAAAAAAAGGTAGGCTTTAAAGGGGCTAGGCCAAAGATAAAGTTTTATATCCAAGTCCGGTTCAAAGGACATGGGCCTAGATGGATCGGACGGATACCCATACCTTTGAACAGGTGTACTCTTAACTAGAACTGTTCATGGACGGGCTGGGCCGGACCCAACATACTTTTGTCTAAAAGTACTCAGTTCAAGTCCAGCTTAGCCCGCTATTAATCTCAAGTCCAGtccatataagcccacctaaatttaatcttaaaaaaattaaatttataattaaaaataaatattaatagatGGGTCGGGCCAAACTAGACCaatgctatttttataaatctcaaaTCCGTCCAAAAAAGAGGTAGGCAAGGATAAATTTTTATATCCAAGCCCGACCCAGGGGGACACGGTCCTGGACGGACCGGGCGGATACCCAGACCCGTGAACAGGTCTATTCTTAACAGAGCTTAAAGGTAGGCTCGAGGATGCCAGCACACTCTATCATTGTTTGGACTCGAAATTGTTCCTCGTTGAAACATTGAGGATAAAATTTTACTATTTCTTATTCTTAATTATTTCCCCGAAAACGTTAAGAGCAAATTTAGagtttatttgttaattaaataaaaaaaataatgataaagtGGAAATGCAAGTAAATATATACCAGAATAGACAGGAGAGGCAAGCAAGAAAGTTGCAACAAGCAAGACAAGAAAGAGTTGAGACTTGAGAGAAGCCATAATTGTTGGTAGGATAATAAGGTAGTGTTTGGAtgtgtctatatatatatatatatatatatatgtatgagattattaattaattaattaattaaaatgaaattaGGGTAGGaataatctaaaataaactttGTGTAGCTTAAGCTAGCTagctattcttcttcttttgagtTGGATTATatacttttctttcttttttggcTTTGCTAATTCGTTGATTTGCCTTGAATCTTAAGGCTGCTTTCAGATTCCATTTTTCATCCTCCAATTTTATGGGTTGAAACCCAACCATTATGTGTACAAACCTATGAAGCATGGATACGTTATAGACCTAACGTATCACGTTTCTGATAGGTATCCGATACGGAAACGCCTGGGATACGTTTCAGGGCCGTTTCCATAATATCCGAAAGTTGGACACGCGAATCAGTGAAGGATACGTGTATCTAAGCCAAAAAAAACCAATCGATTCTTCAAATGTGAAAAAAACAGAGGTTCAACTTCAATCATCGATCGTTATTTGAAATAGATTTAGAGAGCAGGAATATGCAAAGATTGTGTTATCTGTATGTGCTGAGAAATTAAGATCAGAGGTAACCCAAAAGACATAGTCTATGAGAGCAGTTACAGATTCATCAATCTTATCAGAAAAACAGAGTGAAACAGAGTATCTGTATTCACTGCAGAAAACCAAATGACATGGAGGAATTAATGCCAGAAACTCTTAATtaatcatatataaaaaaaatatatttttaatatttatgaatgtgccccaatatttttaatatttacatgttTCCGTGTCGTGTGTTTTATAAAAATGACGTTTCCGTATCCGTATCCGTGTCCAGGCAACATAGGTACAAACAAATTCTGGGGAGAGTAGCCCAACCACCcacttaaatatatatatgagttgaaacaaattaataattagACCTGACTATGAATCGAGATATCTATACAAATTCTTCAAATCCACATTCAATTAACTGAGATTAAatagaataaaataatattgGAATATGGTTATTTCCGTCTATATATCTCTAAACCCAATTTGAAATCTATAGAAATAGTCCAGCCCAATCCATCTAGGTTATTATTATAAGttaatatacataaatatatctataatttgaaaatataaaaataaatttatactattaaataaatacttgtaaaaatatttgttatTTATCTATATCTaacaatatattaatatatacttATTACTTATTGATGAGATATGGGGATCAAACCTAAGAAGCCCACATGTGGCCCAATACCAATGCTAGCACGAGATCCATGGGCCTGCTCGTAATATTTATTCCTCACATaatactttttttaaaaaaaatacataattttTCCCCACATATCAAATATTTATTCTGAATTAAGgaattacaaaaattaaattattaataacatAAATTATACCTATTTTCATTTTGTGACATAAAATCTTTCATCATAATCTTATTATGTAAAATTTGGATCGACATTGGGAACAACGTCCATTCTCGGGATATAAAATGGAGAAGGTGGAGTCTTATTAAATTGTTCATCGTATTCTTGTTCGTCAACTACATCGTCAATGCCAAATATCTGTCTCTTGCCCTCAATCACAACAGACCATTGAGTATCCACAGGGTCAATCATGTAGAAAACTTGTTTTGCTTGAAATGTTAATATGAATGTATCTTCATGATGCGGAAACAGTTAAAATTTACGAGGTTCAAGAACCCATGTTCATCTTGTTGGACACCACGACTATTATCAACCCAGCTACATTAAAACAGAGCAATATTGAAATCAATATAATCTAGCATAATCATATTTTCAATTATTCCACAATAGGATTTTGTTACATCCCCACTAGCATATCCTGGTGACTTACTAGCATATCCTGATGACAAAGCTTCCAATGTAACACCATTGTCGATTTGTCATCTTGATGCTTTGTGTAAAATATCCATTAATATCGTACTATTTTGACTCGAACTTTACAACCATATGCTAACCATCTTAGTGTGTCAGACACATCATTAGGCTTGAAGAAATCACCTTTTCCTTGAATCAATTTACAAATAAGAGTAATGCAACTTTATCAATGCATGATCATTTTAGAAGGATATTTAATGCGGAGGAATGTCATATGCTCATTCAAGTATGGATGAACTTCTTCAAGATTTTGCAAAACATAAAGTTCCGCCTTTACCATCAATTCAACACCAATTGTTATAGTTTTGTTTGCAATAGTACCTTACCATGAAGCTTATCTTTATGTCAAGTTTTTGGAACTCCAATATCTTTTACACCCGTTAAATACTGAGCACACCAACCTGGCACCTCCTCAACCACTATTTGTTGGACAATGCTACTTTCAGGTCTAGCTAGATTCATAACTCTACCTTTTAAGACGGCCATTTCCCGTTCAAAGGGATACATGCATCTCATACACACTGGTCCATATAATTTTATTTCACGAACAACATGAACGACCAAATGAGGCATCGCGTCAAATAATGAGGGTGGAAAATACATTTCAAATCCACACATTGTCTGAATGATATCGGCATGCAACTCATCTAATCTAGTTGGACTGATCACCTTGCTATAAGTAATGTTGAAAAAATACATAATTTGCTAATAGTATACCTCATCGAATCGCAATaggtaagaaattttgcatCAAAGGCATGACAATCGTGAGATTTCATTCCAATTAATTTCAAGTTGTTCTTACGAGTTTACGAAAATTTGAAGAGTATCCAACAGGTACCTTTGCCATGCAAAGCCTCATAAAAGCAGGTTTTCTTTATCTTTAGACAAAGTGAAGCAAACTGGTTGAAGATAACAGTGTTTCCATTTTTCTTGTTGTGCCAATTCAAATCGACCCATTGCAGCCATGTCTATTCTAGCATTCACTTCATCCTTCATTTTCTGGCATGCTCAGAAGTGTCCCAACAATGACATCACATATATTTTTCTCAATATTCATCACATTAGGTAATGCCTTGCTTCCAAATGTTACCAATATAAGAGGTTCCAAAAGATTGACATCTTCTGGTACGTAGCCGCCCATTGAATTACTTTTGAAAGGTTTATCGGACTCAATTTTTAATGTCTTACTGAACTCTCTGGTAGAAGTTGAAGACCACAATGCACGATAAGACTAATCTTCTCCAAAAGCTAACCGGAAAATATTTGCTGCAAGCGAGGTGGGAAAAATTTTGCcataatttttttacaaatttgaAAGTAGTAACCATTTATAGGAGCCAAGAGACAATCCAAGAGAGTAAGAATGAATAAAACTCAAAAAAATACGAAGCAACGACTTTTTATAACCCACAGAAAAATTAAACGACATCTCGAACAAACACAACCACACCAAAGCCGCCACATGACATTCATATTGCTCCCCACATAAAGAAGTCGGCTGATCTCGAAGGTCAGTCATTGTCTCCCATCTATATTAGAACATATTAtggagaaatatatatatatatatatataaattttcggtgtttttttgCTTGAGAAattatatcaataaaaaaattaaattaattacataaaaaagattataaaaagtaaagaaaatattttaacattttaaaaaaattaaaacattttcATAAGTTTTTTAAACCATTAAATAACCACCCAACAATTCTTTTCATTTTCTGTGTTAaactataaattttatttttcaaatataaaattttctACTCAATAGTGTctgaaaaaatattttcctctAAAAATATTATGAGATTAGTTTTTGTTGATTTGTCCCATTATAGAATTTCTTTGTAGGAAAGGATAGGAACATATGGAGAAAAATTTAGAAACTCAATCCAGAATACATCCCAATCTCAACAACACTGTCCGTTTCCACAGACGTGTCCACGGTCCACGACCTTCGCTTCTTTGCACACGTGTCTCCTCTTTCCTGCCACCTGTTTCCTACGTGTCAATCCTTCACTTCCTACATCTTCCATACTTACAGCTTCCTCAGCCCTTTCCTCCATCGTTCTACTTATATAAATGCTTCCCCGATTCCTTTCTTCCTCACGCAGATCCTCTTCCATCTTCCCGATCAAATCCTTTATCAGAACATACCGGAAATCCAACTTCCTGGCAACAACATTATTAGTTCCTGCAACTCAGAAATACACTCCTACTACTGTAATATTCACAAGAATGGCTTCCGGAGGCACTCAGAATTTCCCTCCTCAAAAACAAGATACTCA is drawn from Euphorbia lathyris chromosome 9, ddEupLath1.1, whole genome shotgun sequence and contains these coding sequences:
- the LOC136206703 gene encoding uncharacterized GPI-anchored protein At5g19250-like, whose product is MASLKSQLFLVLLVATFLLASPVYSDDEEEDLLKTLNTHRAYMGLPILSENEEASCVADRIAQTLKKHTCENNFKPFQLNEDTHHILSKCEINVNHTKHSVVLPVCVPDLDVIEVFTNYTKTNFAKYLNNSGYAQAGISSDGDWMVVVLGTNTVDGDFASSGASSLVSFIGFFGTLILGSVWFNLIC